The Pseudoalteromonas rubra DNA segment TGCAAAACAAATAGACTAATCCATGCTCGAATTTGCTTTAGACCCAGCTACCTGGGCGTTACTATGTACAGTTGCACTAGCCGCTGGTTTTATTGATGCGATTGCCGGCGGCGGCGGCATGCTCACGGTACCCGCCTTACTCACCGCAGGCCTGCCACCTCATATGGCACTGGGCACCAATAAATTGGCAGCCAGCTTTGGATCGTTAACCGCCAGCTTCACTTATTACAAACAAAACCTCTTTAATCCAAGGTTTTGGGCCGCCTCTGTATTGGCCACGGCCATTGGTGCTGCACTGGGCACTTTGCTGGTTGATTCTCTGAGCATTGAGTTTCTCAATAAGCTCATTCCGGTCATCATTTTGTTGGTTGCTTTGTATAGCCTGTTTGGCAAGATGAGTCACAGCGACTCCATCGACTTACCACCAAAGACAGGCATGCTGAAAGTCAAACAATGGCTACAAGGCCTGTCCCTGGGCTTTTTCGATGGTCTGGCTGGCCCCGGCACAGGCACTTTTTGGACTGCATCTAATGACATGCTATACAAAATGAGTCTATTACTTAATTGTGGTCTGGCGCGTTCGATGAATTTTGTCTCGAACTTCATTTCCCTGATCACATTTGTCGCATTGGGTCATGTTAATTTCCTACTGGGGCTAACGATGGGCGCATTTCTGATGCTGGGCGCCTGGCTTGGTGCACATTCAGCGATAAAATTTGGCAGCCGATTGATTAAACCCTTGTTTAATGCTGTGGTGATCATGTTGACCGCCAAATTGATATTTGAGGCGTACATGGTATGAGTCAGCCACTGGAGAAGCTCAGACAACGCGTTGACGAGTTGCAACATCATGCTGAACAGTTTGATAACGCAAAGTGGTTTGATAAAAACCGCTATATTCAGTCACAACCTAGCCTGTTTGACAGCCATGTGTTTCGTAGCAAAAGCCTGAAACTCGGTGACTATGTGGATGAAGTAAAAGAAGCACTCGCAAACTTGCCTCCACAGTCGCAGCGTCATGCTTTGCAATATGCGGTGGAACACATTGGTGAACAAATTGAAGCCATTATTAAAGTGCTTAAATCAACGCCTGTCTGGGCCAAAGAAAACCGCTTTCAGCCACATAAAAAGGCAAAAGTGTACCGTCAGGCCGTGAAAAAGATCATGCAACCCTCTCATGAACTCTATCAGGAGTTATCTCAAAATCATGAGTTCGAGCGACGACTGCAAGAGATGATCTCGCTACGTCAGGACCAACTGATCAAAGCATCGCCCGACCAGGCGAGTCAACTAAACAAAGAAATCCTTGCTCTGCATGGCCGACTTGGACGATGCCGAAAAGCCATCAGTGCGACCGAGGATAAGATTCAGCTGCAAGAAAAGCAGAATCGTTCTTGAACAAGGTAGTAGTGCCGTTATGTTGTTTTACCACCCCAGCTACAGTGCACTCCCCTTGCCCCCAAAGCACAGGTTTCCTATTGATAAATATCGCCTGCTCTATCAACAGCTATTGCAGACCCCCTGTGCCAGCTGGCTGACTCAACCTAACTTAGTCGCCTCACCAGCGCACATCACGTTATGTCATGAACCAGAATATGTCACTGCGTTTCTCAATGGCACCCTGCCCGACGGCGCAGTCAAACGCATGGGGTTCCCCTGGTCAGAGCAATTAGTAGAACGTACGTTATGCTCTGTAGGGGCTGCATTAGAAGCTGTGCAACTGGCACTCAGCGACGG contains these protein-coding regions:
- a CDS encoding primosomal replication protein, with protein sequence MSQPLEKLRQRVDELQHHAEQFDNAKWFDKNRYIQSQPSLFDSHVFRSKSLKLGDYVDEVKEALANLPPQSQRHALQYAVEHIGEQIEAIIKVLKSTPVWAKENRFQPHKKAKVYRQAVKKIMQPSHELYQELSQNHEFERRLQEMISLRQDQLIKASPDQASQLNKEILALHGRLGRCRKAISATEDKIQLQEKQNRS
- a CDS encoding TSUP family transporter, giving the protein MLEFALDPATWALLCTVALAAGFIDAIAGGGGMLTVPALLTAGLPPHMALGTNKLAASFGSLTASFTYYKQNLFNPRFWAASVLATAIGAALGTLLVDSLSIEFLNKLIPVIILLVALYSLFGKMSHSDSIDLPPKTGMLKVKQWLQGLSLGFFDGLAGPGTGTFWTASNDMLYKMSLLLNCGLARSMNFVSNFISLITFVALGHVNFLLGLTMGAFLMLGAWLGAHSAIKFGSRLIKPLFNAVVIMLTAKLIFEAYMV